The genomic region TACGACGGCTTCGGGCAGCGGCAGGTCGCGACCCGCTTCACCCAGCGGAACCAGTACCGCGTCATCCTCGAGGTGAAGCCTCGGTTCCAGCAGGCGCCGGCCGACCTGGCGCGCGTCTGGGTCCGCTCCACCACCGGCGCGCAGGTGCCGCTCTCGGCGATCGCGCGCTGGCGCGAGGCGCCCACCTCGCTCTCCGTGAACCACCAGGGGCAGTTCCCGGCGGTGACCCTCTCCTTCAACCTCGCCCCCGACGTCTCGCTCTCGCAGGCGCTCGAGGCGGTCCGGAAGGCGGAGTCGCAGATCGGCCTGCCGGCGAGCGTGAACGCCTCGTTCCAGGGCACCGCGCAGGCCTTCGTGCAGTCGCTCGCGAGCGAGCCGTGGCTCATCCTGGCCGCCCTGATCGCCATCTACATCGTGCTCGGCGTGCTCTACGAGAGCCTCGTCCACCCGCTCACGATCATCTCCACCCTGCCCTCGGCCGGCGTGGGCGCGCTGCTCGCGCTCATGGCGGTCCGCACCGAGTTCAGCATCATCGGGCTCATCGGCATCATCCTGCTCATGGGCATCGTGAAGAAGAACGCCATCATGATGATCGACTTCGCCATCGAGGCGGAGCGCGACGAGGGGCTCTCGACGCGCGAGGCGATCCACAAGGCCTGCCTGCTCCGCTTCCGGCCCATCATGATGACCACCCTGGCGGCGCTCCTCGGCGGGCTGCCGCTGGCGCTCGGGACCGGCGTGGGGGCGGAGCTGCGGCGGCCGCTCGGCATCACCATCGTGGGCGGGCTCCTCTTCTCGCAGCTCCTCACCCTGTTCACCACGCCGGTCATCTACGTGGCGCTCGATCGCTTCACCCGGCGCCGCCGGCGGGCCGACGCGCTCGCCGAGCCGCGGCCGGCGGAGCCCCGGCCGGCGTAGCGGACCCGCGGCCCGGCTCGGCCACGCGCGGACCGGCGGGGCGGTGCGCCGCGCGGGCCGGCCGGTTACGTCGCCCGGATGCCTCGGCTCCACCCGCGCGCCCTCTCGGCCGCCCTGGCCCTCCTCGCCGCGGCCTGCGGCGGCTCCTCCTCGCCCCCGGCGGAGCACGCCACCGCGCTGCCCCGGAACGTGTGGACCTGGGTGGACGTGCCCGGCACCGCCTGCCACGACGGCTCGCCGACCGGGATGGCCGTGAACCCCGGCGACGGCCCGGACGTCCTCCTGTTCCTGAACGGGGGCGGCGCCTGCTGGGACGCGCTCACCTGCCTCGTGCTCAAGACCGCCTCGCTCGGTCCGTACGGCCGGGCGCAGTTCGAGGCGCAGGTGGGACAGGCGGCCCGGTCGATCCTCGACCGGAGCCAGCCGGAGAGCCCCTTCCGGCAGGCCACGCTGGTGTTCGTGCCCTACTGCACGGGCGACGTCCACGCCGGGGACCGGGTGGCGGCCTACACCCTCGCGGGCGCCACCACCACCTTCCACCACGCCGGGCACGCCAACGTCCTCGCCGACCTCGCCGCGCTGGGGCGGGAGCTCCCCGCCCCGGCCAAGGTGACGCTCGCCGGGGCCTCGGCCGGCGGCTTCGGGACCTGGTTCAACCTCGACGCGGTCCACGCGGCCTGGCCGGGCGCCGAGGTGAACCTCCTCGACGACTCCGGCCCGCCGGTGGAGGCCCAGGATCTCGACCCGGCCCTCCGCGACGCCTGGCGCGCCGCCTGGGGGCTCGACGCCCTCACCGACCCGCTCTGCCCCGCCTGCCGCGCCGACCCCTCGGCGATGGTGAACGTCCTCGCCCAGAAGTACCCGCTCGACCGGCTGGCGCTGCTCTCGTCGGAGCAGGACGCCGTCATCTCGGCCTACCTGCGGAAGACGCCGGCCGACTTCCAGGCGGCGCTGCTCCGCTACACCGCGGACGTCTTCGACGAGCTCCCGGGCGCGCGGCACTTCCTCGTGCCCGGGGCGACCCACACCATGGTCGGCGACCCGGCCAGCTTCACCGCCGGCGGCCAGGACCTCTGGAGCTGGCTTTCGGCGTTCGACGCCGGCGGCTCCGCCTGGATCTCGCGCGGCCCCTAGGCGGCCCGGGTCGGGGGCGCGCCGGGCGCCCGCCCCTCGTCGGAGGCCGCGCCGGGCCGCGTCCCCTGGTAGAGCGCCAGGATCTCCTCCGGCGCGAGGGCGCTGCCGCGCTCCTCGGTCCGGCGCTGCACCACCGCGGCGAAGGCCTGCAGCTCCTCGCGCCCGAGCCGCAGCCCGCCGTGCTCCTCGAGCACCCAGCCCACGCCGCCCTTCCCGGACTGGCTGTTCACCCGGATCACCGCCTCGTAGCTCCGCCCCACGTCGGCCGGGTCGATGGGCAGGTACGGCACCTCCCAGCGCGCGCCGCCCGCCCGCCGCAGCGCCGCGAAGCCCTTCTTGATCGCGTCCTGGTGCGAGCCGGAGAAGGCCGTGTAGACGAGCCGCCCGGCGTAGGGGTGGCGGGGGTGGACCGGGATCCGGGTGGCGCGCTCGGCGGCCGCCACCAGCGCGTCGAGGTCGCGCAGGTCGAGCCCGGGATCGATCCCCTGGCTGAAGAGGTTCATCGCCAGGGTGACGAGGTCCACGTTGCCGGTGCGCTCCCCGTTCCCGAAGAGCGTCCCCTCGACCCGGTCGGCCCCGGCGAGCAGCGCCAGCTCCGCCGCCGCCACGGCGGTGCCCCGGTCGTTGTGGGGGTGGATCGAGAGCGCGTACCGCTCGCGCCCGGGGCAGTGGCGCAGGAACCACTCCACCTGGTCGGCGTGGACGTTCGGGGTGGACATCTCCACGGTGGCGGGGAGGTTCAGGATCACCTTCCGCTCCGGCGTCGCGCCCCAGGCGTCCATCACCGCGGCACAGATCTCGACGGCGAAGTCGAGCTCGGTGCCGGTGAAGCTCTCCGGCGTGTACTCGAGCGTCACCTCGGTCTCGGGCATCCCGGCGGCGAGCTCGCGCGCCAGCCGGGTGGCCTC from Anaeromyxobacter paludicola harbors:
- a CDS encoding 2-isopropylmalate synthase — its product is MSRMPVRKYRPFPPVHLPDRRWPSEVLARAPRWCSVDLRDGNQALVDPMGPDRKRALFETLVAAGFQEIEVGFPAASRPELDFVRELIEERRIPEHVTIQVLTQAREPLVRRTFEAIRGARRAVVHLYNSTSELQRRVVFGKDRAGVLAIAVEATRLARELAAGMPETEVTLEYTPESFTGTELDFAVEICAAVMDAWGATPERKVILNLPATVEMSTPNVHADQVEWFLRHCPGRERYALSIHPHNDRGTAVAAAELALLAGADRVEGTLFGNGERTGNVDLVTLAMNLFSQGIDPGLDLRDLDALVAAAERATRIPVHPRHPYAGRLVYTAFSGSHQDAIKKGFAALRRAGGARWEVPYLPIDPADVGRSYEAVIRVNSQSGKGGVGWVLEEHGGLRLGREELQAFAAVVQRRTEERGSALAPEEILALYQGTRPGAASDEGRAPGAPPTRAA
- a CDS encoding pectinacetylesterase family protein, coding for MPRLHPRALSAALALLAAACGGSSSPPAEHATALPRNVWTWVDVPGTACHDGSPTGMAVNPGDGPDVLLFLNGGGACWDALTCLVLKTASLGPYGRAQFEAQVGQAARSILDRSQPESPFRQATLVFVPYCTGDVHAGDRVAAYTLAGATTTFHHAGHANVLADLAALGRELPAPAKVTLAGASAGGFGTWFNLDAVHAAWPGAEVNLLDDSGPPVEAQDLDPALRDAWRAAWGLDALTDPLCPACRADPSAMVNVLAQKYPLDRLALLSSEQDAVISAYLRKTPADFQAALLRYTADVFDELPGARHFLVPGATHTMVGDPASFTAGGQDLWSWLSAFDAGGSAWISRGP